A region of the Phaseolus vulgaris cultivar G19833 chromosome 11, P. vulgaris v2.0, whole genome shotgun sequence genome:
TGAACAATTTGGTCCTATTGTATTTCTTGACGAATAACTTGAATCTCCTCGTGATGTTGTTCTCAGAGGATTTGAATCTCGTCATGATGTTGAGCTCGTAGTGACTCTTTGTCCTTATTTAGTTGATGACGCGTATTTCAATTATAGCATTTTGAATTGTGGTTTCATTCTTTTACATTGTTGCTTATGTGGGCTTTCAGGACTTCGAGGATTAAATAATCCATTGCAAAATGAGATGTAATAGTTGTTGTTTGACTTATGGTGAGTATCATGTGGAAAAGTAGTTCTAGGACCTTGTTACCGGACCTCACCATATACATCGAGTAAACAAGTCGATCTTTTCCTTAAAGGATTGTTGAACTTTAGTAATGAAAATCGAAAAAACTCTTCAACACTAAGTCTATAATGTTATATGAGTAAGGAatagaattataatttattattcaaatatacaATGGTTCATGTTGTTAATGAATAATAATTGTTCCATGAATAATAACAATATCTATTCACTTTAagatgaaataaatatttaccttaataataaaattcaaataaataataaaattcaaataaataatgacTACGATTATTTTGGTTATAATATTCCTATTTAAAAGGAACTATATTAATTGAGATATGCTCTTTAGTTTTTGTATTTGCTTTATTGAAGTGAATTTATATTTTGTCTAAAGGAATATTCAAAGAAGCAATATGTCGAGAAAGGATAAAAACTAATTAGAGCAACCTTTAACAAGAATAATGATATaagaatatttattataataatctaataattttaattatttttttcatatagtaAATCAGAGGTTATTTAACAAACATATTCTTTTAAATCTATAAAGACGATAAAATCAAAGAGAAAAAATAGCATTGGACTgagtttatgtatttttttatattaaattaaatttagacattttttatgttaaattaattaatttttaagtgGAGTGGATTGCATCGCCTTAagatcaaaattttaaaattctttcttttttctattaaaagtattaatttaattaaaaattaatttaatgctTCAAGTAGCAAGTAATAATTagttaattcaaataaatttaaaacatgaaaaaaaaatataatataatttctcAATAACACCACTATAAAAGTGAATATCGAGTCTCTCTAATTAAACTCATAATTTAATctatataaaaatcaattaatttggattTGATTAATTTTGATCAAATCACAAGTAttacttaaataaatttaattggaTTGAATTAAGTGAaattaaatcataaaataacACGATCCAATACATactaaaatattgtaaaaactTAAACTACATTTAagttttctaattaaaataaataaaaagttttagattttaaatttaattttaattacaattttataaaatgatcttTGCAAAGAAAATGTACTTCAATTGGTAAGTGTTACTTTATTTGTCCAATGTtagttttcttttctctctcttttgtactttaaaaagaagaaaataaaatatcccAACAATTATCTCTCAACACGTCACCGTTTTGACTCCTTCTTTTTAACACACTCTCACCTTCTTCTGCCTACATGCTCTGCATCTATTGGGCCGTGACGCGATTCTCGTCACCGACGTGTTACTATAACAAACCCTTGCTGAGGCATATCTCGTTGAATGAATCTTTGAGAGAGAGAGTGGCCTTTGGATCTGGAATGGGTTTCTTCGATTTCATCGTGTTGATGTTAGGGTCACTCTTTTTGTTCAAAGCTTTCGATTTTGCTTCCTGGGTCTGTCTCTTCTGCTCCATTTGATTCCCCCAATTCTTCACTGTTCAAACCCTAATCTTTTGCCATGAGGAAGAAGCTCGATACCCGTTTCCCTGCTGTAAGTGTTCTCTACTTTCTCTTTGTAAAGATTTTAGCTTTTCGTAGGTTTCTGTTGTTTGGATGCAAGGTAAGGTGTGTGGAAGTGAAAGCAATTGAGCTGATCTCTATTGAGCTTTTCTTTCTCTTaagattttttttgaaaaaaaagaagttTTTAGATTGTGGTAATTGTTTATACTTTGCTTGGATTTATGGGATCCATTTGTTTGGGTTTATGATCTTAATAATTGAAATGGGTGGTTTTATGTTGATGTGGGTATTACGGAGATGTGTGATGTTGCTTTTAGGTTATTGACTTAAGATAggttatttaaaaaagaaacaacTTTTTAGGTTGTTTGGGCACTGTGGTTTAAGGTTACTTGATAGACGTGTCAGTGGAGACTGCTGAAGTGAGTACTGATGGGTTTGTGGTTTTGTGTTTCTGATAATTTTGGTTCTCCTGCAGTCCTCAATTCTATTGTGGACTTGGGATAGAACCGGCCTTTTTTAAATCCAACAACATAGTATCCCATTGTGAAATTGCATCTTCTCTGAAATTTGAAATCAGTTTTACAGGTTAACCTGATTTCTGTTTTAAACATGTGCCTACTTcacagtttttaatattttaaagccTGAATAATAAATTTCTTACATCGGTTGTCAAATGTGAATTATTCTTCAGAATATGGTGGGCTAACTAGTTGTGGGCTGAGTTAACATTAGTCTTTAATGTACGGTGTCAGTGATCTGTAATGGAATACAGTTATTCCTTTAAGGATTGATTTTGGTGACATCAATTAGGAAGAATGTTTGATGATATAGTTGCAGATGCAGTGGCCTTTTCAAATTTATGGTAATTTTTAGCCAAGTGTTATTGATAGGCATAGCTTTGCTAAACCGGGTGCGATATTTGAGTAAGGAGTAAAGAAGGAATTTGGGTTTTAACAACCTGTTTAGACTGCAAGGAGGGAGGAAGGAGTGGAAAACAATTAGAAGCAACGAAAAAGGGAGGGAAAGGTAAGTGAGAAGACATCCAGCCATGAGTGAGTCTTTTGGGAAATGGTAGAACAGATGCAGACACTTGAAGATTTGCAGTGTTCcatattttgtttcttgttctGTGAGCAACTTTGGTCTTTGTAATTGGAGTTTATACCTATTTCGGTTTAATAAAATACCTTGTTTCTAGCACTTTTATCCCATTATACCTTTCTAGCATATAGTAGTCTTTATGTACAGTTAGCAAAGACCTTACAGTAACTACCAATTATTAGAGAATTGGGAgacaaaatattgtttttaccTTATTTATACAGGGGAAAACTTTAGGGAGACTGGGCAAGCCATTGTTTCTGTAAGCTTCAAATCAAGTTTTAAGttgtaattatattattttcacaAAGGCTAATTTGTTATTTAGCCTCTGTTAAGTTCTTCTACTTGTCTATTAAGTATCTAAGGAGTGAGCTGTTGctaaagaaaaatttaatttgaGTGATGAAATCTTCAAATTGCAGGCTCGGATAAAGAAGATAATGCAAGCAGATGAGGATGTTGGAAAGATAGCACTGGCTGTTCCTGTTTTAGTTTGTGAGTGCTTTGACTACTGCGTTGTTAACTTCAGGCCACTGCTTGTTTGTTTCTCTTATATATGTTGTTGACATTGCTCTTGAATGGATTTCAGCTAAAGCTCTAGAACTATTTCTGCAAGATCTTTGTGACCGTACTTATGAAATAACTCTTCAAAGAGGAGCAAAGACCATGAATTCATTGCATTTGTAagtctttttcttttgcttCAATCTCCCCTTTTAGTGATTGAGAACTAACTCAAGAACTTAGTTAGAATACTGCCTTTATagaaaatttcttttatatttatagatTAATGATCAAATTTTATTAGAAGCATTTATGTTTAAACTTAAAAACTAATGTGCTTATTGGGGGTATGCATTCATGTGTAAAATAGATTGTTAAACTTTATTTGTATATCTTATTTGTACTCCACTTTATGAACTTGTGAACATGTTTTGTATATCTTAACTTGAATCTAAAGGAAACTATGATAGgattagaaagaaaaataaaggacACAAGTACCCTTTTTTCAACACCCAAAACTGCGCGCTACATTGTCTAAGCTTTCCGGTGCTCGAAATATTTGAAGTATGGATTAACTCTTAAAAAGGTTTTCCAAAAGCAAAAAGGGGAAGGGGGGGGGGAGGGAGTTCCACCATGGCTTGGCAGAATAACGGATGGTGAATGGCCAAGGGATGACAACAATAGCTCCCAAAAGTCTCATTCCCTTGGACTTCATGTTGTTAAACACTAAGATCAGAACAGGTCTGACAAgcaaaattaaatctattttgtACATTTGTAACTTTGGTTTTTCTATGCTCTGAAAATTGCATAAAATAACTGATTAATAATTGCACGTATGATTCCCCTTTTTCTCACTATTTTATTAGCCATggtctaatattttattttttgttttagtcTTGCCATTTGTTTCACTCCAAAGTCCAAGATAACTAATTCTAGTTTTATGGCTGAACTACTTGGCAATGTTCAAATATGGTAGCTTGCATTCTTCTGAATTGTGTGCTATGTTTTGGAGGGGATTCACTTTGTTGATCCTAAAATTGATAGCACCGGGGAACTGCCTTTAACAACCCTTAGCATTTCTTACTTGTGTTCTCAGACATTTTCTTCCAATTAATTTTACTGTGATATTCAGATTCCGATTGGTTAAGATATCATACTGTTTCTCTTATATCTGCCTTCCAAATTCTATTTATAATAAAGACTATGAGCTATGAAGTCAACTATAACAAATTGTGACTGTAAATTGCAGAAAACACTGTGTACAAAGCTATAATGTCTTTGACTTTCTGAGGGACGTTGTCAGCAGAGTTCCTGATTACGGTCATGGCCATGGCCATGGCCATGCTGAGGCTGGTGCTGATGATCGGGCCATTTCAAAAAGAAGGTTTGAAGTCCAATatctttgtttgttttgttgttttacCCTTCTGATATGCATATTGTTATTTATGTACTTAACATTTAACAATGCTGTGTACTATCCAGGAAAGCTGTCGGTGATGATGGTAATGACAGTGATGAAGAGGCTAAGAGGGGCAAGATggtaatttcatttttaaaaaaaaaacccttaaTAGCAtgctatatatatttattaatgtttgtGGCAACCGTCTTGTTCCCTTGTGTGCTCATAATTTGTTGTCTTAACTTCTGAAGTACTGTTCACCAGCATAGTTTGTCATCTGTAGAACACAAAATCCTGAAAGTCTTGCAATTAGTGTTGCTATATGCCTAGCAGTCCTTTGATGTACCATGTTTTTATCAATAATGTTTTTGTTCTATTCCAGCAAGAGGTGAGCCACACTGGCAGTACTGGTAGTAGGGGAAGAGGCCGAGGTAGAGGAAGAGGTCGTGGCCGAGGGCGACCACCTTTAGTAAGAGACACATATCATCAGGATGCTGAATCTGAGCCTTGCACTTCTGTTCAGCCGAGCAATCAACAAAGTGCAAACCCAAGTGTTGGAGTGGACAGTGGTTCTGAGCCAAAGGATTTACCAAAGGATTTACTAAAGGAGGAAAATATTGCAGTTCCTGTTGTAAGCACTGATTCCCTCCGGAATATTGATCTGAATGCCGTTACGAATGAAAACGATGACAAAAAGGCTAGCGTGGCAGCTGATACCTCATTGCCGGAACCTCCTTCAACAGAGGTTAAGCATGAAGAGATTCTGGGATGGCCCCTTTCTGATGTGGACAAGATGGCCATTGATTCTACACAGCTTGCCCAGCTGGCTAGGCCACtagaagaggaggaggaagattATGACGAGGAGGAGGGGTAAATATTATAGTCTTTGGGTGATTAGATTAGTGAAAAGGCTCATGATAACTGTAGAATAAGTACATACTAGTGTTATGATTATGAGTACCCCACTAGCTGTCAAAACATGTCCCCATGTTGTTGGCTGCTGGCTGAAGAAAGGATCTGAATGCACCTTCAGATCCCCCTTTTTATTAATCTGGTTTGTATGTGTAGCTGATGTATCTTTCCATTGACCAGTAATGTTAGCTTTGTACTTTTAGGTCTACAATGTATGTATATCACAATTCTAGATGGAGTGAAATTTATGCATGCAACCTTATTTAATATTGCTGCAGAAACTTTAACTATTTCCCAGTCTCTCAGCAAATGTCTGTAACCCTTTTTGGCAAAGATGGATACTGAACACTAGTTTGCATATCTATACAAGTAGGGTTGGGCACTGTAGTTTGTATCATCTGCATTGCTTCATAACTAGATGAATTATGATTCTGGTGAAGTTTTACACAAATCAAACTCTGAAGTCTAAGTTATAAAAATTTGGTGAGTTTGTGACTTGGTTTGCAGAAGAGTCTTTATgagcatttttttttccttacaatttttttaaatagaaagtCTTTGATGTTTTAAACCTCACCACAAAAGCATCCatagaaaaaaaacaaatctgTCACCCTTTGTTCCGTCCTTTGTGAACATTTTTTTGGAAGTGATTGTAAAAGTGTCACATCAAGTGTGATAGTCATATTTTCCACATAGTAACGAAAAGTGTTTCTTTTCTTGTGTCACTTCTCACAGTTTCTTTAATAGTGCTTGTGGCTGCTTCTTCTTTGcaaccaattttaaaatttaagattaaTTCCGACAAGCTTTTTCTGAATCAGAAAGACCATTCTACGATGAATTTATTAGCCTCTAGATTATTGTTCCTGCAATCATTCTGGAATCCAATAAACTTTTGAGATTAATTCTGAATCAACCTTTCTGAAACTATCTATAAACACAAATAAAGGGTCAATTGTGTCTAAGAAAGATTATTCGTGGTAAATAACATTTCAAAATGAacattttgaaattatataaatataaacacCATTTACATAATTCTAGATAAGGTAAtctgaaagaaagaaaattattatctaATCTGGAATTATATTTATACTATGGGCGAGAGTTGTTTTGAATGCATTCCATAATAGGATTAAATGTCTCAGAATGAccatataaattatgtaaaataaacacaatctacacaaattttaacaaagaTAGATGGAAAAATTATTCCcaaatttttattcaaaaaaataattttactaatCTAGATTTGTTAAAAAAAGGGAAATTGAAGTTTTAAAAAGAGATGTAGTAAGAAATGTGTGGGGTACAGGAAGTAAAAGGAACACAACAATAAGTAGGTCATATGGGTTCAAAATTTTAAGCCGAAAGCAGTTATCCAAATGTTAAACTtcatttctttctgcaccctcATAATTTTTATGTACACATTCACTGGATGATTCAAAGACCAAATTATTCTCTTGCCACAGTCAACCTTTGCTTATGTCGCCCTCTTGTTATTGTCACCCTTATTTATATGTTATGTCATAGATTcagaagaaaataatttaaattatataatttagaagttattttttcataaataaaattaaaatataaattttcgtATTGGAGTGCAAAATATTAAACTTAATTGGACTTTTCTTGTGTGTTTGGTTTAGTTTGTGTGTAATTTTAATCTACATAGTTTGAATtactaaattttatttcataattttaaaaatgataattcTTTGGAAAACTGACAATTTTAATCTTGTTATTAATTTATCATCTAATTCGTATTGATGACATAataaatgtatataaaaaattattatttaaatttttataaattaaatcatttaatacaaattatcgagcaatttattaaataagtttataaatacgtttaaacataaaaaaatatataaataatcattatccaatttaaaataattagctaATTAGATTATTTCATTACTAAAGTAATAAAAACATAGTCGCATTACCAAAATCGTAAAAAAATAGATAGcaagttaaaataattattataattatcttaaaagttataaatgaaaaacaaaaattgcaCTTTTTTTACAACATGTGAACCAAAAGTAgataattaatttgaaattatgaAAACCAAAATTGTCTATTTTGAAATATGTATAAAGCATAATCAAAGTTGTACGCGAAGAAGTCAAACTACAATTGAACCAAACTCTTAAAATTTGACGAAAACGGTTTTACCTTCATTCTTTATCCATATGTTAAATACAGCTGATTAacatctatattttaatattattaaagaaataCTTAGGTTAAGAAGTAACTTATGGAATGTGTCAAACTTtttttactattaataaaaaaaaataccaaaatggaaaaaacaattaacataaccattatcacaataaaaaaaatcagttaccacaattataaataaatacgcGTATCTATTTTCCTaagataaaagaataaaaagttaattattttatcataattattaaaattaaaaatattattaaatttgtaaCATATaagttcataaaaaataattttatcatatataacattttgttgtaagtaattaattgaattaaaaaatcagttataaaacttaaaatataaaagaataaaataaattatattgataaaagtaaaattagTAACACATAAGACCCTTATAAAAAATTCAGAACTGTGTAAACCAAACAattagaattattttattttatgatattagAATAGATTTTATATATTATGGTATAGACATTACATTATGGTACCTTTCCTATTAGATAAAAGCCAATACAAAGATCACATAGGAGTAAGCACTAATTATACTTGTTGAGACACACAAGAGCAATACCCGAAAAGTGTATAATTTGTGTGTAACTTGGTAAACCTCACACTGAAAAAAGTAAAAGTATAGTTTAGGAGCCACACAAGGCCTATATTGTTGACCAGACTTCAGATCAGAATTAGGAATGATCTTGTTCCATCTGATTCAGATGGAGTTCTCCTTGGTTGTTCTTGTGTACTTCTACCTTAAACTTCTCTTCCTTCTCTCCCCGCTTCACCTTCAGAAGCAGATTAAACTTGGCAAAATCATCAACCACCTGCATACAAATTTACACACAACCATCATCCATGATGCACCAGTAACTATGCCCTCGGAAGCGATCCCCAGATGCTATTATTCCTCAGCAAAGATTGTAATCACTAAATTGCATACCGTTGGGAGCAATAAAGTAACCATAAGAACATTTTGCAGGTGATGAAGAATATTGAATAAAGAAATGCTAACAAACACTCTTACAATCGTTTCATGTTAACTACTAATAAAGAGGAGCTCAAGTTATTTAGTGTAGCCAGAACCAGATTTCACGCACTCTATGATTAGGTGAAATCTCACGTCATCTCCACTAATAGTGAGACTCGGGTTATTTAGTGCAGCAAGTATTAGATTTCACCTAATATATTTAGTGGTGAAAGGGGTGTCTATGTTACAAGCATCCCTCTCTGTTTGAACATTATCGGCTCTCTCTGTTTAGAACTCAAAATACTTAAGATAGGTTTTAGTGTAAACAAGCACAATGAAATTTTATAACTCTTTACTTCCTTGTGCCAATTAAACAAGGATAACTTGTGCACAAGTTGGCTTCTTATCTTAAACTTTAATCCTTAATTTTTTAGACAACTATGTTAAACTGTCATTTCATTTTACCATTTCTGTCTATAATTCTATTCGATCAGCAGTAGATTAAACAATACATAAAGAACTCTAATCCGTCACTTTCTTTACTGATTTGATGCGTCAACGTGAAAATGTGTGGAGAAAACAAATGAAGCCCAACCAGATGAAAAATAGTCCAATATGAAGGAGACCAGAGAAAACTTAAGGTCAAACCGTTAAGAGGTATGAAGAGTAAACTGTCTACCTTTGTATTTAATACAAGACACACCCTAATGGGAAAGACATTGTTGTTTGCTGTTTTAGAGTTGAATGaattaataaaagattatttaaTACATTCAGTacataatcaaaatattaacCGCATAAATACCACTGAAGTAACACAACTTACTACTACCCAGCACTACTACGCTGGTCCCATAACTTATGAGTGAGACAAAAACAACTTCATACGTACATAATAAGCAGATAGTAGCATAATGCTAGACATGTTTTAAACAAAAACGAGACAAGTATTTagacaaatattttacaaaaaggTTTCTGGTAGAAAAAAAGGAGACAAGTTTGGGTAAcataattagataaaaaaaaaaccagaaaaatCACAAATCCTCCGATAACTCTAGTCAAGACAATCAACACAATACAACCAACAAAGCTATCCAATTCAACCATGTGATTCTAGAACCAGTTGAGCAGACAAACTAGATcaagaaaattttaaacaataaaGAACTAGGCACTGACCTCAGCCTTTGCATCAGTAACCTCATGAAGCACATAGGGTACTAGTGAATTAGACCTTTGCTGGATTGTCCTGATTGCATG
Encoded here:
- the LOC137818150 gene encoding uncharacterized protein, with amino-acid sequence MRKKLDTRFPAARIKKIMQADEDVGKIALAVPVLVSKALELFLQDLCDRTYEITLQRGAKTMNSLHLKHCVQSYNVFDFLRDVVSRVPDYGHGHGHGHAEAGADDRAISKRRKAVGDDGNDSDEEAKRGKMQEVSHTGSTGSRGRGRGRGRGRGRGRPPLVRDTYHQDAESEPCTSVQPSNQQSANPSVGVDSGSEPKDLPKDLLKEENIAVPVVSTDSLRNIDLNAVTNENDDKKASVAADTSLPEPPSTEVKHEEILGWPLSDVDKMAIDSTQLAQLARPLEEEEEDYDEEEG